From the Planctomycetota bacterium genome, the window GCGTAGCAGTCGCAGCCCGGCTCGATCGGGCCGGTGTCGGCCTTGTGGCGGGCGTGGCGGAGCTTGACCACGCCGTTGGCGGTGAAGGCCGTGCAACTCCGCCCGTTACGCGTCGGCAGGACGCAGTCGAACATGTCGATCCCCCGCGTCACCGCCGCCACGATGTCCCGCGGGTAGCCCACGCCCATCAGGTATCGCGGTTTCTCGGCCGGCAGGGCGTCGCACGTGTAGTCCAGCACCCCGACCATCGCGTCGTACCCCTCACCCACCGCCAACCCGCCCACGGCGTAGCCGGGCAGATCGAGTTTGGACAGCTCCGCCGCGCAGTGCAGCCGCAGGTCGCGGTGGAGCCCGCCCTGAACGATGCCGAAAAGGGCCTGATCCGGTCGCTGATGGGCGTCGATGCAACGCTGTGCCCAGCGGAGGGTGCGTTCCAGCGCGGTTTCCTGCACACCACGGTCGGCGGTGGAGTCCGGGCACTCGTCGAAGGCCATGATGATGTCGGCCCCGAGCAGGTTCTGGACCTGCATCGACCGCTCGGGCGTCAGGCGGACTCGGTCGCCGTTGAGGTGGCTGCGGAAGGTCACGCCGTCGTCATCGCGGTCGGAGATGTCGGCCATCGAGAAGACCTGGAACCCGCCCGAGTCGGTGAGCATCGGCCCGTTCCACGCCCCGAACCGCTGCACGCCGCCGAGTTCGGCGACGACCTCGGCGGTCGGGCGGAGCATCAGGTGGTAGGTGTTGGCCAGAATGCACTGGGCCCCGGTGTCGCGGACCATGTCCGGGGTGAGCCCCTTGAGGCACCCCTGCGTCCCGACGGGCATGAAGGCGGGGGTGTCGAAGGTGCCGTGTGGGGTGGTGACGGTTCCGTAGCGTGCGGTGCCTTGTCGGGCGGAGTCATCGAAGGCGTGGATGTCGAAGCGAAAATCGGCCAAGCGTCGAGCCTAGGCCCGACGCTTGGCCGAAACGACGCGGCAGAGCCGTGTCTGGCTTCAGGGGCTAGCTTCGTCGGCGTAGCTTGCGGTAGCCGAGGAAGCTGAGGATCGGCAGGATCGAGTACGCCGCAGCCGGGACGGGGATCACGGCCGGGTCGTCGCCATCGCCGCCACTGCCGTTGCCACCGCCGCCGGTTCCGCCCATGCCGCCGTCGTCATCGCCCATGTTCGGCAGGTCGTCGCCCCCGTCGTCGCCGCTGCCATTACCGCCGTCACCGTCGTCTGGGCCGTCGCCACCGTTTCCGTCATCGCCGTTGCCGCCGCCGGGCTCGCCGTCGTCGCCATCGCCGGTGTCCACGTCGCCGGCGACTTCAAGGAAATCGATGTCGCCGGTGATGGAGAACGACTCGCCGGTCGGCACGCCGAACTCGTCGAGGATGATGTTGTTGATCGAAAACGCGGCGACCTCGAAGTCGGCGAGCGTGAACGGGCCGAGCGGGATGGCGGTCGAACTCAGCGCGGTGCCGTCCGTGTCGGAAAGGGCGATCCCCGACGAGAAGGCACCCGCCTCCGTGCCGTCGACACTCTGCTGGGCACCCCAGCTCACGGTGTCGGTGACATTGCCGGGGCTGGGGTCGGTTCCGCCGTCGTTACCGACGCCGATGGCCGTCTCGACCACAAAGTCGAGCGTGAGCCCGGCGATCGTGATGACGTAGGAATCTGGATCGATCTGTCCCGCGTAAGCGGCCTCGTTCGGGTCGGGATCCAAATCGACCGCACCGTCGTCGAAGTACGTGAACTGCACCGTGAACTCGTCGCCGATGGCGATGCCGTCGAGCGGGCTGGGCAGATCGCCGGCGGTGTTGTTGAACAGTTGATCGATCGTGCCCGACGCGGTCAGCGACACGGCGGCACCATACGTCGCGGGAGCGGTCAGTCCGATCAACGCCGCGGCGGAAGCGGCAGCGAGTGGGGTTGGTTTGCGCATTGGCGGGTGATTCTCCGTGAATGAGGTGACCGCACGAAGCTAACCGAATCGCTCATTTCTGCAAATCTGAACGTCTGCTTGTGTAGTTTGTAGCGATTTGAGTGCTTGAATCTGGGGGCAGTTTGCCGATAGTTCGCCCCATGAGCATTCAAACGCGCGTTTTGGTCGCCGCCGTGGCCGTCTCGGCCGCATCTTCGTTGGCCGTGGCTCAGACCGGGCCGGAGTTGCTTCTGAACCCGTTGCCCGAGGACGTGGAGTTTGAAACGATGACCCATGCCCTGATCTTTGAAACCGGCAGCACCAGCGACGGTTTCAGCGCGGGGCTCGACATTTTCCAAAGTGAAGGCCGGCTCCGCATCCCGGGTGGCGAGGACGACATCCTCCGCCGGGCTCAAGCGCGCGTCGGTTACAACATCACGCACCTGTATCTCGATACCGGGGACCCGCTCTTGCCGGAAGAGCTTGTTGACGTGTCGATCGGCTACGGCATGGGGTTGTTCCAGAGCGAAGACAAGACGAT encodes:
- the tgt gene encoding tRNA guanosine(34) transglycosylase Tgt, producing the protein MADFRFDIHAFDDSARQGTARYGTVTTPHGTFDTPAFMPVGTQGCLKGLTPDMVRDTGAQCILANTYHLMLRPTAEVVAELGGVQRFGAWNGPMLTDSGGFQVFSMADISDRDDDGVTFRSHLNGDRVRLTPERSMQVQNLLGADIIMAFDECPDSTADRGVQETALERTLRWAQRCIDAHQRPDQALFGIVQGGLHRDLRLHCAAELSKLDLPGYAVGGLAVGEGYDAMVGVLDYTCDALPAEKPRYLMGVGYPRDIVAAVTRGIDMFDCVLPTRNGRSCTAFTANGVVKLRHARHKADTGPIEPGCDCYACTHFSRGAIRHFSHAGEMLGPMLVSLHNVRFYQQLMADLRRAIADGMLGAFLEHDPRTHIGPAADSPDVSIATAPNDAPE